In one Saccharibacillus brassicae genomic region, the following are encoded:
- a CDS encoding AAA family ATPase: MEYFVTEIKIKKVRHIENLLIALPKEKRTHLLITGKNGSGKTSVLEGIKWQLEGIHSGEFLNLMRWQSTKEKLEQELEQVKRKSLLRSPHFDGIENERQINLFEESIQYTKDSLEKYAKLELRFSSIQHLVAEAQSGRFILAFFGANRQLSMKVPDAIAKIHFKDAYAPSERVADTFLQYLVYLKTQQAFSMTGGDQAEADRIQGWFDRLQEQLRELFEDPKLKLEFNSRNLNFVLRLEGKREPFDFTALSAGHTAYLEIVSELIMRMEKNEVSSYDLQGVVLIDEIETHLHVSLQKKILPFLTTLFPKLQFIVTTHSPFVLNSIGDTVICDLENRTVMQDFSAYSYESIVEKYFGAEQYSEEIKEKMNEYIALSEKSNLNVQEEVALDQLRMYLDSIPYNMAPEVKIKFDRLELERESEQL, translated from the coding sequence ATGGAGTATTTTGTTACCGAGATCAAGATCAAAAAAGTGCGGCATATCGAGAACCTGCTTATTGCTTTGCCCAAAGAGAAGCGGACACATCTGCTGATTACAGGCAAGAACGGCAGCGGGAAAACTTCGGTGCTCGAAGGGATCAAGTGGCAGCTGGAAGGGATTCACTCGGGGGAATTTCTAAACTTGATGAGATGGCAGTCTACGAAAGAAAAGCTTGAGCAAGAACTTGAACAAGTTAAGCGAAAATCCCTTTTGAGGAGTCCGCATTTTGACGGAATAGAAAATGAACGTCAAATAAATTTGTTCGAAGAAAGCATCCAATACACCAAGGATAGTCTTGAGAAATACGCCAAGCTGGAGCTTCGCTTTTCTTCAATTCAGCACCTTGTCGCCGAAGCGCAATCCGGCCGCTTTATTCTCGCCTTTTTCGGAGCGAACCGCCAACTGTCCATGAAAGTGCCCGATGCGATTGCCAAAATTCACTTCAAAGACGCCTATGCGCCCAGCGAAAGAGTAGCCGATACTTTTCTTCAATATCTGGTATATCTGAAAACGCAGCAGGCCTTTTCGATGACGGGCGGAGATCAGGCAGAGGCCGATCGAATCCAAGGCTGGTTCGACAGGCTGCAGGAGCAGCTGCGCGAGCTGTTCGAAGACCCAAAGCTGAAGTTGGAATTCAATTCCCGCAATCTCAATTTCGTGCTGAGGCTTGAAGGCAAGCGAGAACCTTTCGATTTCACGGCGCTTTCCGCCGGTCATACCGCGTACTTGGAGATCGTGTCCGAACTTATTATGCGCATGGAGAAAAACGAGGTCAGCTCCTACGATCTGCAAGGCGTCGTTCTGATCGACGAGATCGAGACCCATCTGCACGTCAGCCTGCAAAAAAAGATACTGCCGTTTTTGACGACGCTTTTCCCCAAGCTTCAATTTATCGTGACGACGCACTCGCCGTTCGTTCTGAATTCAATCGGCGATACTGTCATTTGCGATCTGGAGAACCGGACGGTGATGCAGGACTTTTCCGCGTATTCGTATGAGAGCATCGTGGAAAAATATTTCGGGGCGGAACAGTATTCCGAGGAAATCAAAGAGAAAATGAACGAGTATATCGCCTTGTCGGAAAAAAGCAATCTGAACGTTCAGGAGGAAGTCGCGTTGGATCAGCTTCGAATGTATCTGGACAGCATCCCTTACAATATGGCTCCGGAAGTCAAAATCAAGTTCGATCGGTTGGAACTGGAGCGGGAGAGTGAGCAGCTTTGA
- a CDS encoding cellulase family glycosylhydrolase produces the protein MRKRTIKPLAALALAAALLLSLLPVSAPASAAAPQSAMQSYVEAMQPGWNLGNSLDAVGQDETAWGNPRITKELIQNIAAQGYKSIRIPVTWDAHIGGAPNYTIDAAYMNRVKEVTQWALDANLYVMVNVHHDSWVWLSKMENNRDQTLARYNAVWTQIANAFKGSSNKLMFESVNEPRFTDGGTTDEGKQQALLNTLNDSFHKIVRDSGGGNTARPLVISTLEASPSQERMTATYNAISKWNDKNIIATVHYYGFWPFSVNIAGYTTFNAEVQNDITTTFDNVYNTFVAKGIPVIVGEYGLLGFDKNTGVIEQGEKLKFFEYIGHYLKQKQIATMLWDNGQHFSRTTYKWSDADLFNVIKASWSGRSATASSDLIHVKKGAAAQDKSVTLNLNGRTLSSLSVNGTTLQSGTDYTLSGSALTFKASRLSQLTSSGTLGKSAVITAKFNGGADWKFNVVLYQTPKLSNTSGTTSAFSIPTAFGGDQLATMEAVYAGGGNAGPQNWTSYKEFETAFTPTSGAIKLQPAFFAETNDGSVKLTFHFWSGEKVTYTITKNGSNVTGTAS, from the coding sequence ATGCGAAAAAGAACGATCAAGCCGCTGGCCGCTTTGGCGCTCGCCGCTGCTTTGCTGCTCTCCCTGCTGCCTGTCTCCGCTCCGGCATCCGCCGCCGCTCCGCAAAGCGCGATGCAATCCTATGTGGAAGCGATGCAGCCCGGCTGGAACCTGGGCAACTCGCTCGACGCCGTCGGCCAAGACGAGACCGCCTGGGGCAACCCCCGCATCACCAAGGAACTGATCCAGAATATCGCCGCTCAAGGCTATAAAAGCATCCGGATTCCCGTCACCTGGGATGCCCATATCGGCGGCGCGCCGAATTATACGATCGACGCCGCCTACATGAACCGGGTCAAGGAAGTGACGCAGTGGGCGCTCGACGCCAATCTGTACGTCATGGTCAACGTGCATCACGATTCCTGGGTCTGGCTGAGCAAGATGGAGAACAACCGCGATCAGACGCTGGCCCGATACAACGCCGTCTGGACGCAAATTGCAAACGCCTTCAAAGGCAGCTCAAACAAGCTGATGTTCGAAAGCGTCAACGAACCGCGCTTCACCGACGGCGGCACGACCGACGAAGGCAAGCAGCAGGCGCTGCTCAATACGCTGAACGATTCGTTCCACAAAATCGTGCGTGACTCCGGCGGCGGCAATACGGCCCGTCCGCTCGTCATCTCGACGCTGGAAGCGTCCCCGTCGCAGGAACGCATGACGGCGACGTACAACGCGATCTCCAAATGGAACGACAAAAACATTATCGCGACCGTCCACTACTACGGCTTCTGGCCGTTCAGCGTGAACATCGCCGGTTACACGACGTTCAACGCGGAAGTGCAAAACGATATTACGACCACGTTCGACAACGTCTACAACACCTTCGTGGCCAAAGGCATTCCGGTCATCGTCGGCGAATACGGCCTGCTCGGCTTCGACAAAAACACCGGCGTTATCGAGCAGGGCGAGAAACTGAAATTTTTCGAGTATATCGGCCATTACCTGAAGCAGAAGCAGATCGCTACCATGCTGTGGGATAACGGTCAGCACTTCAGCCGCACGACCTACAAATGGTCCGATGCCGACCTGTTCAACGTCATCAAAGCTTCCTGGAGCGGCCGTTCGGCCACCGCTTCGAGCGATTTGATCCACGTGAAAAAAGGAGCCGCCGCGCAGGACAAAAGCGTGACGCTCAACCTGAACGGCCGCACGCTCTCCTCGCTTAGCGTTAACGGCACGACGCTGCAATCCGGCACCGATTACACGCTCAGCGGCAGCGCCCTGACGTTCAAAGCGTCGCGCCTGTCCCAGCTGACGTCTTCCGGCACGCTCGGCAAAAGCGCCGTGATCACCGCCAAGTTCAACGGCGGCGCGGACTGGAAATTCAACGTCGTGCTGTACCAGACGCCGAAGCTGTCGAACACAAGCGGCACAACGTCCGCGTTCTCTATTCCGACCGCGTTTGGCGGCGACCAGCTCGCGACGATGGAAGCCGTCTATGCCGGCGGCGGCAATGCCGGCCCGCAAAACTGGACGTCTTACAAAGAGTTCGAGACGGCGTTCACGCCGACGAGCGGCGCGATCAAGCTGCAGCCGGCCTTCTTCGCCGAGACGAACGACGGCAGCGTGAAATTGACGTTCCATTTCTGGAGCGGGGAAAAAGTGACGTACACGATCACGAAAAACGGTTCGAACGTCACCGGAACCGCTTCTTAA
- a CDS encoding HNH endonuclease, with product MDDFKNKCYLCEQDELASINIEHRIPHRGDADLKFDWNNLFLACPHCNNIKLAKYGDILDCTCKTDEVEDSIKLKLDSFPMSEVEVVANRMDDRTKQTAELLDAVYNGTTPMKTKEAENLTSKLDAEIYQFQQQLRRYLEAKKHGDEEEMRSLRRKIGYGLQKTSPFTSFKRWIIRDNPKRNIEFGDLFEVGD from the coding sequence GTGGACGATTTCAAAAACAAATGTTATCTCTGCGAGCAGGACGAACTGGCGTCGATCAATATCGAGCACCGGATTCCGCATCGCGGAGACGCGGATCTCAAGTTCGATTGGAACAATCTGTTTCTGGCTTGCCCGCATTGCAACAATATCAAATTGGCGAAATACGGCGACATTCTGGATTGTACGTGCAAAACCGACGAGGTGGAAGACAGCATCAAGCTTAAGCTGGATTCTTTTCCGATGTCCGAAGTCGAGGTCGTGGCCAACAGAATGGACGACAGAACCAAGCAGACTGCGGAACTGCTCGATGCGGTGTACAACGGGACGACTCCGATGAAGACGAAAGAAGCGGAGAATCTAACGTCAAAACTCGATGCCGAGATTTATCAATTCCAGCAGCAGCTGCGCAGATACCTGGAAGCCAAAAAGCACGGAGACGAAGAAGAGATGCGAAGCTTGAGACGGAAGATCGGATACGGGTTGCAGAAAACTTCTCCGTTCACGTCTTTTAAACGATGGATCATTCGGGACAACCCCAAACGAAATATCGAATTCGGCGATTTGTTCGAAGTCGGCGACTAA
- a CDS encoding aminopeptidase, giving the protein MTDPRLQRLARTVVHYSASVQPGENVLIRALDVHDADILAPFIDEIHAAGGHAFVDVSDYAVNRRMMLGGTEAQFRLDAAFKLEQMQRMDAVVLVLGENNVFEYADVPAAKRDAYRKWYKPVTDEQTKKKWILFNYPTKAYAQLAEMSTESYAQFLYDTCTMDYSRMSAAMDPLVELMNATDRVRIVAPDTDLSFSIAGMNAVKCDGKVNLPDGEVYTAPVLDSVEGTITFNTGASYLGQNFGRVSFTFEQGKIVSSRSDNDDKLNELLDADEGARRIGEFALGVNPYVNRIMNDIGFDEKINGSLHFALGQAYANADNGNRSDIHWDIVLLLKEPFGGGEIYFDDMLISRNGRFVAEALLGLNPENLT; this is encoded by the coding sequence ATGACAGACCCCAGATTACAGCGGCTTGCCCGCACGGTCGTACACTATTCCGCCAGCGTGCAGCCCGGCGAGAACGTATTGATTCGCGCGCTCGACGTGCACGATGCCGATATACTCGCGCCTTTTATCGACGAGATCCACGCGGCGGGCGGACACGCTTTTGTCGACGTCAGCGATTATGCGGTGAACCGGCGCATGATGCTCGGCGGAACCGAAGCGCAGTTCCGGCTCGACGCGGCGTTCAAATTGGAACAGATGCAGCGCATGGACGCGGTAGTACTCGTGCTCGGCGAGAACAACGTGTTCGAATACGCCGACGTGCCGGCTGCCAAGCGCGACGCGTACCGCAAATGGTACAAACCGGTGACCGACGAACAAACGAAGAAAAAGTGGATTTTGTTCAATTATCCGACGAAAGCGTACGCGCAGCTCGCGGAGATGAGCACGGAATCGTATGCGCAGTTTCTGTACGATACGTGCACGATGGATTACAGCCGGATGTCCGCCGCGATGGACCCGCTGGTCGAGCTGATGAACGCAACCGACCGCGTCCGCATCGTCGCGCCGGATACGGATTTGTCTTTTTCCATCGCCGGCATGAATGCGGTCAAATGCGACGGCAAGGTCAACCTGCCCGACGGCGAAGTGTACACGGCTCCCGTCCTCGATTCGGTCGAAGGCACGATCACGTTCAATACCGGAGCTTCCTACCTCGGGCAGAACTTCGGCAGGGTGTCGTTTACGTTCGAACAAGGGAAGATCGTGTCGAGCCGCAGCGACAACGACGACAAGTTGAACGAGCTGCTCGATGCCGACGAGGGCGCGCGCCGGATCGGCGAATTCGCGCTCGGCGTCAATCCTTACGTCAACCGGATCATGAACGATATCGGCTTCGACGAGAAGATCAACGGCAGCCTCCATTTCGCGCTCGGACAAGCGTATGCGAATGCGGACAACGGCAACCGGTCGGATATCCACTGGGACATCGTGCTGCTGCTCAAAGAACCGTTCGGCGGCGGCGAGATTTATTTTGACGACATGCTGATTAGCCGGAACGGACGGTTTGTCGCGGAAGCGCTGCTCGGATTGAATCCGGAGAACCTGACATAA
- a CDS encoding methyl-accepting chemotaxis protein, which produces MKRFRFNIGAKIAIGYLLVIVLLAAAILVVRSQIDKLESEMNFIAGHDIEVQERINLIGRYVGDMENSQRGFIITGDEKYLEPYETGRTGWAENYEALYALLSDNPAQQEKLNEIKGKIENWTQIAGEATIAMKRTGNQAGLDRFFSEDPGKKDMTEFNQLVSTFISTEMELTDKRVSSMHQSNKVLKNMLFVLLGVILIVSVLLAWFISSGVSRSLKAVTGTIRDIASSGGDLTKRIEVRSNDEIKDLGEATNLLLVSLQDMIRDLKGNTVELLNASSALQQGAQENSRSVKEVTTSIQRVAEGSERQVSQTEDISAVMKQTTSGLEQVAGAASDVAELAKETRGVAAEGERRIQASVVQVQGVADAFMSIRGSVSELAERSSEVLSITGYISETSSQTNLLALNAAIEAARAGEHGLGFSVVASEIRKLADQSSRSTQEISRIITAMTSGIRTIVELVEASSGSVEHGVASLSDAGSAFEAIVERVNSLSGQIVEVAGTVEEMSAGSQSVDRSIHEITRVTEEMAALTEEVSAMSEQQSASMNEMESTSFQLKEMADSLSGIVEKFKI; this is translated from the coding sequence ATGAAACGATTCAGATTCAATATTGGAGCCAAAATAGCAATCGGGTACCTGCTCGTCATCGTGCTCTTGGCGGCCGCGATCCTGGTCGTGCGCAGTCAGATCGACAAACTGGAAAGCGAAATGAATTTTATCGCGGGTCACGATATAGAGGTGCAGGAACGCATCAACCTGATCGGAAGATATGTCGGCGACATGGAGAACAGCCAGCGGGGATTCATCATCACCGGCGACGAGAAATATTTGGAACCCTACGAGACGGGCAGAACGGGTTGGGCCGAAAATTACGAAGCACTCTACGCCCTGCTCTCGGACAATCCCGCCCAGCAGGAAAAACTGAACGAGATCAAAGGCAAGATCGAGAACTGGACCCAGATCGCCGGCGAAGCGACGATCGCGATGAAGCGCACCGGGAACCAGGCGGGACTGGACCGGTTCTTCTCGGAAGATCCCGGCAAGAAGGACATGACGGAATTCAATCAACTGGTGAGCACTTTTATCAGCACGGAGATGGAATTGACGGACAAACGGGTAAGCAGTATGCATCAGAGCAACAAGGTCCTTAAAAATATGCTGTTCGTGCTGCTTGGAGTCATCCTGATCGTGTCGGTGCTGCTGGCGTGGTTCATCTCTTCGGGCGTGTCCCGCAGCCTCAAAGCGGTCACCGGAACGATCCGCGATATCGCTTCTTCCGGCGGAGACCTGACGAAGCGCATCGAAGTGCGGAGCAACGACGAGATCAAAGATCTCGGCGAAGCGACGAACCTGCTGCTGGTCAGCCTGCAGGACATGATTCGCGACCTCAAGGGCAACACGGTCGAACTGCTGAACGCTTCTTCCGCTTTACAGCAGGGCGCGCAGGAGAATTCCCGTTCCGTGAAGGAAGTGACGACGTCGATCCAGCGCGTGGCGGAAGGTTCGGAGCGGCAGGTGTCGCAGACGGAAGACATTTCCGCGGTGATGAAGCAGACGACTTCCGGCCTTGAGCAGGTGGCGGGAGCCGCTTCCGACGTGGCGGAGCTCGCCAAAGAGACGCGAGGCGTAGCCGCCGAAGGCGAACGCCGCATCCAGGCAAGCGTCGTGCAGGTACAAGGCGTGGCCGACGCGTTCATGAGCATCCGCGGCAGCGTCTCGGAGCTGGCGGAACGGTCGAGCGAAGTGCTGTCGATCACGGGCTACATCTCCGAGACATCCAGCCAGACCAACCTGCTCGCGCTTAACGCCGCGATCGAAGCGGCGCGCGCCGGCGAGCACGGGCTCGGCTTCAGCGTCGTCGCGTCCGAGATCCGCAAGCTCGCGGATCAGTCGTCCCGCTCGACGCAGGAGATCAGCCGCATCATCACGGCGATGACGAGCGGCATTCGCACGATCGTCGAACTGGTCGAAGCCAGTTCCGGCAGCGTCGAGCACGGCGTCGCGTCGCTCAGCGACGCGGGCAGCGCCTTCGAAGCGATCGTCGAGCGCGTCAATTCGCTCAGCGGCCAGATCGTGGAAGTCGCCGGCACCGTCGAAGAGATGTCGGCCGGTTCGCAGAGCGTGGACCGCTCGATCCACGAGATCACACGCGTGACCGAAGAGATGGCCGCGCTGACCGAGGAAGTCTCCGCCATGAGCGAACAGCAATCGGCGTCGATGAACGAGATGGAGAGCACTTCGTTCCAGCTCAAGGAAATGGCCGATTCGCTGTCCGGCATCGTGGAGAAGTTCAAGATCTGA
- a CDS encoding NUDIX domain-containing protein: MFIVNVEGAIRKDGRWLLIRRGAAEEHAAGTLALVGGKVETQGAESSILELTLRREIAEEVGVSVARDMRYAHSTSFVTDRGAPVVNVVFACFWESGEAFAASPDEVAELVWLTTEEALRRPDVPEWTRDSLKRAEEALVGLNGQAGRL; this comes from the coding sequence ATGTTCATCGTGAACGTGGAAGGCGCAATTCGCAAAGACGGGCGCTGGCTGCTGATCCGACGGGGAGCGGCGGAAGAACATGCGGCAGGCACGCTTGCGCTCGTGGGCGGCAAAGTGGAGACGCAAGGAGCGGAGTCGTCGATTCTCGAATTGACGCTGCGGCGCGAAATTGCGGAGGAAGTCGGCGTCTCGGTCGCACGGGACATGAGATATGCGCACAGCACGTCTTTTGTGACGGATCGCGGCGCGCCGGTAGTGAACGTGGTCTTTGCCTGCTTCTGGGAAAGCGGGGAGGCTTTTGCAGCCAGCCCGGACGAGGTGGCGGAGCTTGTATGGCTGACGACGGAAGAAGCGCTGCGCCGCCCCGACGTGCCGGAATGGACCCGCGACAGCCTGAAGCGGGCGGAAGAAGCGTTGGTTGGGCTGAATGGGCAGGCGGGAAGACTATAA
- a CDS encoding DoxX family protein, with translation MNDRNPPTTVPRTIGRILFALLFVAAGIYHFQETIGFAAMLPDFVPLRKELIWVTGVVEWILAILLFVPRIRKLMGIVISIYLVLIFPANIYSAIMNIPMPGQHYTPPIYLWLRLLVQPLFIWWILWATWPPKNKR, from the coding sequence ATGAACGACCGCAATCCCCCGACTACCGTCCCGCGCACGATCGGACGGATTCTGTTCGCGCTGCTGTTCGTGGCCGCGGGCATCTATCATTTTCAGGAAACGATCGGCTTTGCCGCCATGCTGCCCGACTTCGTGCCGCTGCGCAAAGAGTTGATCTGGGTTACCGGCGTGGTGGAATGGATCTTGGCGATCCTGCTGTTCGTGCCGCGGATCCGCAAGCTGATGGGCATCGTCATCTCGATCTACCTGGTCCTCATCTTCCCGGCCAATATCTATTCGGCGATTATGAACATTCCGATGCCGGGCCAACATTACACGCCGCCGATCTATCTGTGGCTCCGCCTGCTCGTGCAGCCGCTGTTCATCTGGTGGATTCTGTGGGCAACCTGGCCGCCGAAAAACAAGCGTTAA
- a CDS encoding cellulase family glycosylhydrolase → MFKRRFKPAFSMLLAALLLLTLLPAAAGTASAAENPPKSPMQTYVDRMQPGWNLGNTLDSVGADETAWGNPRVTRELIKQISRQGFNSIRIPVTWDNHVGPAPEYKIDPAYLDRVAEVVGWARSENLYVLINVHHDSWVWISKMESNHDETLARYNAIWKQIADRFKNESDKLSFESVNEPRFTDGGTTDEAKAQSMLDELNLSFHKIVRDSGGKNATRPLVLSTLEASPSQERMDALYKTFEQLKADKNLIATVHYYGYWPFSVNVAGKTTFDAETQDNIVNTFDDVYETFTARGIPVILGEYGLLGFDQGLDVIEQGEKLKFFEFLTYYLKEKHIAGMWWDNGQHFSRTQYKWSDPELYEIIRSGQNQRSAVAESDLIQLRQGEKIADAVVQLQLNGNKLTSLKADGKRLTRNKEYTLNGETLTIPAATLERLTSGGKLGVNAVLTAGFTKGPDWNFYLTVHQTPVLSAASGTTTDFAIPTVFNGDKLATMEAVYVSGGSAGPNDWTSFKEFGRTFDPDYTANEIVLTQTLLDTLRDNDPVKLTFHFWSGDKVTYTVTKTGTSVSGQPTP, encoded by the coding sequence ATGTTCAAAAGACGCTTTAAGCCCGCTTTTTCCATGCTGCTCGCCGCCCTTCTTCTGCTGACGCTGCTGCCTGCAGCCGCCGGCACCGCTTCCGCGGCCGAAAATCCGCCGAAGAGCCCGATGCAAACGTACGTCGATCGCATGCAGCCCGGCTGGAACCTCGGCAACACGCTGGATTCCGTCGGAGCCGACGAAACAGCCTGGGGCAATCCGCGCGTCACGCGCGAGCTGATCAAGCAAATCTCCCGCCAGGGCTTCAACAGCATCCGGATTCCGGTGACCTGGGATAACCATGTCGGACCGGCGCCGGAGTACAAAATCGATCCCGCCTACCTCGACCGCGTCGCGGAAGTCGTCGGTTGGGCCCGCTCCGAGAACCTGTACGTGCTGATCAACGTCCACCACGATTCGTGGGTCTGGATCAGCAAGATGGAGAGCAATCACGACGAGACGCTCGCCCGCTACAACGCCATCTGGAAGCAGATCGCGGACCGCTTCAAGAACGAATCCGACAAGCTTTCGTTCGAGAGCGTCAACGAACCGCGCTTCACGGACGGCGGCACGACGGACGAAGCGAAAGCCCAGTCCATGCTCGACGAGCTGAACCTGTCGTTCCACAAGATCGTGCGGGATTCGGGCGGCAAAAACGCGACCCGGCCGCTCGTCCTGTCGACGCTTGAAGCTTCGCCGTCGCAGGAACGGATGGATGCACTGTACAAAACGTTCGAACAGCTCAAAGCCGACAAAAACCTGATCGCCACCGTGCATTACTACGGATACTGGCCGTTCAGCGTAAACGTTGCCGGCAAAACGACGTTCGACGCGGAGACGCAAGACAATATCGTGAACACGTTCGACGACGTGTACGAGACGTTTACCGCCCGCGGCATTCCGGTCATTCTGGGCGAGTACGGCCTGCTCGGTTTTGACCAGGGCCTCGACGTGATCGAACAAGGCGAGAAGCTGAAATTTTTCGAATTCCTCACTTATTATTTGAAGGAAAAGCATATCGCCGGCATGTGGTGGGATAACGGACAGCATTTCAGCCGGACCCAGTACAAATGGTCCGATCCCGAACTGTACGAGATTATCCGTTCCGGCCAGAACCAGCGCTCCGCCGTGGCCGAATCGGACCTGATCCAACTGCGTCAGGGCGAGAAGATCGCGGACGCCGTCGTCCAGCTCCAGCTGAACGGCAACAAGCTGACTTCGCTCAAAGCCGACGGCAAGCGCCTGACGCGCAACAAAGAGTATACGCTGAACGGCGAGACGCTGACGATTCCGGCAGCGACGCTTGAGCGTCTGACTTCCGGCGGCAAGCTCGGCGTGAATGCCGTGCTGACAGCCGGCTTCACCAAAGGCCCGGACTGGAACTTCTACCTGACCGTGCACCAAACGCCGGTATTGAGCGCGGCAAGCGGCACGACGACCGATTTCGCGATTCCGACCGTCTTCAACGGCGACAAGCTCGCCACGATGGAAGCGGTCTACGTATCGGGCGGCAGCGCCGGTCCGAACGACTGGACTTCGTTCAAGGAATTCGGACGCACTTTCGATCCGGATTATACGGCGAACGAGATCGTTCTGACGCAGACGCTGCTCGACACGCTGCGCGATAACGATCCGGTCAAACTCACGTTCCATTTCTGGAGCGGAGACAAAGTAACGTATACCGTGACCAAGACCGGCACAAGCGTAAGCGGACAGCCGACTCCTTAA
- a CDS encoding metalloregulator ArsR/SmtB family transcription factor, with amino-acid sequence MQLEKLVAYHKALADPTRIRMLILLREGELNGQALARRLSVTPATITHHAAKLRAASLIRERRDKNTIYFSLDDYFIRSSGSATAELIYRRGADGEAAEAEPSELERQAKLRASVLKIFLTPDGRLKSIPAQLKKKLIVLEELVKRLEPGRPYEEREINDFIRSFHEDFATLRREFVMHQYMFRADGIYELNPPELWARWETLK; translated from the coding sequence ATGCAATTGGAGAAACTGGTCGCTTACCACAAGGCGCTGGCCGATCCGACGCGGATTCGGATGCTGATCCTGCTCCGCGAAGGCGAACTGAACGGCCAGGCGCTGGCCCGGCGGTTGAGCGTGACGCCGGCGACCATTACGCATCATGCGGCGAAGCTGCGGGCGGCGAGCCTGATCCGGGAACGCCGGGACAAGAACACGATTTATTTTTCGCTCGACGACTATTTTATCCGCAGCAGCGGTTCGGCCACGGCGGAGCTGATCTACCGGCGCGGCGCGGACGGCGAAGCCGCCGAAGCCGAGCCTTCGGAACTTGAACGGCAGGCCAAACTGCGCGCTTCCGTGCTGAAAATTTTTTTGACGCCGGACGGCCGCCTCAAAAGCATCCCCGCCCAGCTCAAAAAGAAACTGATCGTGCTCGAAGAGCTGGTCAAGCGCCTGGAGCCGGGACGCCCATACGAAGAGCGGGAGATCAACGACTTCATCCGCTCGTTCCACGAAGATTTTGCCACGCTGCGGCGGGAATTCGTGATGCACCAGTACATGTTCCGCGCGGACGGCATCTACGAACTGAACCCGCCGGAGCTGTGGGCGCGGTGGGAGACGTTGAAGTGA